In a genomic window of Cerasicoccus sp. TK19100:
- a CDS encoding helix-turn-helix domain-containing protein, which yields MHAKFSTYRFNNQPPDDLPLTVRSCGSYSLTAQSSVEAPRKKWFSELFWSQEGCGEFELDGRWLKVDGTAVFFLLPGETHHIRPISDHWTYHWLTLDHPDSARWLQGFGMSERIVPMSDCPVHLFKSLYKIIDSAALTSDTEAAQMAHEILLTTRDLRRTANLAKSTWLEECRQRIDQDFADSQLNISQLAQDCGVHRTTLFRSFRQHYSMLPSHYLQNRRLHRAMDLLKQTDLPIKAVSHDVGFSDPNYMARLFKKVTGQTPIEFRIAHRQADITSPNHS from the coding sequence ATGCACGCAAAATTCAGCACCTACCGATTTAATAATCAGCCACCTGACGATCTTCCGCTCACGGTACGCTCATGCGGATCGTATTCGCTGACTGCACAAAGCAGCGTCGAAGCGCCTCGAAAAAAATGGTTTAGCGAGCTCTTCTGGAGCCAGGAAGGTTGCGGCGAATTCGAATTGGATGGCAGATGGCTCAAGGTCGATGGCACTGCTGTTTTCTTCCTGCTTCCCGGAGAAACTCACCACATCCGCCCCATCAGCGACCATTGGACTTACCATTGGCTAACCTTGGATCACCCCGATAGCGCGCGCTGGCTCCAAGGATTTGGTATGTCTGAGCGAATTGTGCCGATGTCAGACTGCCCGGTACATCTGTTCAAGTCATTGTATAAGATAATCGACTCAGCCGCGCTAACCAGCGATACCGAAGCCGCGCAAATGGCACACGAGATCCTACTTACGACTCGAGATTTGCGAAGAACCGCCAACCTCGCGAAAAGCACATGGCTGGAAGAGTGTCGCCAGCGCATTGATCAAGACTTTGCAGATAGCCAACTAAACATTTCGCAACTAGCTCAAGATTGCGGCGTCCATCGCACGACACTGTTTCGCAGTTTCCGCCAGCATTACTCGATGCTACCATCTCACTATCTACAGAACCGCCGACTTCACCGAGCCATGGATCTACTAAAGCAAACCGATCTGCCAATTAAGGCAGTATCACATGATGTCGGTTTTAGTGATCCGAACTACATGGCGCGCCTTTTTAAAAAAGTAACCGGACAAACTCCGATAGAATTTCGTATCGCTCACCGCCAAGCAGATATCACATCCCCCAATCATAGCTAA
- a CDS encoding beta-mannosidase: MQNLSLASADWRFRDCSQDDWYKATVPGCVHTDLLALGKIPDPYYGTNELDLQWIEERDWEYETNFDVSEEMLAESRVELCADGLDTVATIWVNDQKVAATENMFIAYRWNVKKHLKVGANSLRVRFDSAMDYIRSNRTSFTPPVDHLDPVGNSVRIRKEPCQFGWDWGPRLVTAGIWRDIRLEAWSVAKLNSFRVDQHHEGKTVELSVIPDFDGRTKGVTCRVEIDLEGEHVIAAEFQPEDGAQLEISDPKLWWPVGQGEQPLYTVKLTAFDSNGVVLDEKQKRIGLRTVRLDRSADEWGESFQFVVNERPVFAKGANWIPADCFVARLSRADYARDLNAAVQANMNCVRVWGGGIYESEDFYDLCDELGLMVWQDFMFSCILVPADRSFLKSVKVEAEQQVIRLRDRACLALWCGNNELPQLNQKFFGDRPKLKRDYEKLFHELLPPIVESLSAGTDYWPSSEWRGVFESGHELGEKSGDTHYWDVWHARHPVKDYEKWKFRFCSEFGMQSYSSPETNATFAPEGSNVFGPIMENHQKNTAGNQVILHYVAQRYRFPKSQDDLIWLSQLNQAYCMQVGVEHYRRLMPRCMGAMYWQLNDCWPVASWSSIEYTGRWKALHYAAKRFFAPALVSAFVPGDEQVGIGNYRKTTVDEVNLFTVYDSPKTAKGFLRWDLFHLDGRKLLDGSKKVTLRYGESRQQKKLKLGKAMEEHGRDNLYLRIALDIDSVTVSQQTVLLAPPRFIELPKAQAKVTLKKATKSSVVLSVVSAQYLHAFTFDFKGMPYVASDNGFDLYPDEPREIIVEFNQDTTRKDALAALSYRSLVDSY, encoded by the coding sequence ATGCAAAATCTATCCTTAGCTTCTGCCGATTGGCGCTTTCGTGATTGCTCGCAAGATGACTGGTACAAGGCAACAGTTCCTGGCTGTGTGCATACTGACCTCTTGGCCTTGGGGAAAATTCCTGATCCGTACTACGGAACGAATGAACTGGACTTGCAGTGGATCGAGGAGCGCGATTGGGAGTACGAGACAAATTTCGACGTTAGTGAGGAAATGTTGGCGGAAAGCCGGGTAGAGCTATGCGCTGACGGTTTGGATACGGTTGCCACGATTTGGGTCAACGACCAGAAGGTTGCGGCAACGGAAAATATGTTTATCGCATATCGGTGGAACGTTAAAAAACATCTCAAGGTCGGTGCTAATTCTTTACGGGTCCGCTTTGATAGTGCGATGGACTACATTCGTAGTAACCGGACGAGCTTTACGCCACCGGTAGACCATCTCGATCCGGTCGGAAACTCAGTGCGAATCCGGAAAGAGCCATGTCAATTTGGCTGGGACTGGGGGCCGCGTTTGGTCACTGCAGGTATCTGGAGAGATATCCGCCTGGAGGCCTGGTCAGTTGCTAAGCTGAACAGTTTTCGCGTGGATCAGCACCATGAAGGTAAGACCGTTGAGCTTTCCGTTATTCCTGACTTTGATGGACGAACCAAAGGGGTGACATGCCGGGTCGAAATTGACTTGGAAGGCGAGCACGTGATTGCTGCAGAGTTCCAGCCGGAAGACGGCGCGCAATTGGAAATTTCAGACCCCAAGCTTTGGTGGCCGGTTGGTCAGGGTGAGCAGCCTCTCTACACCGTTAAGTTGACGGCCTTTGATTCAAATGGAGTGGTTCTCGACGAAAAGCAAAAACGCATTGGTTTGCGTACTGTCCGGCTGGATCGGTCAGCGGATGAGTGGGGGGAGTCATTTCAATTCGTAGTGAACGAGCGACCGGTGTTCGCTAAGGGCGCTAACTGGATTCCCGCTGATTGCTTTGTTGCCCGCTTGTCGCGAGCTGACTATGCGCGTGATTTAAACGCCGCCGTTCAAGCCAACATGAACTGCGTTCGCGTTTGGGGTGGGGGGATCTATGAGAGTGAGGATTTCTACGATCTCTGTGATGAACTGGGGCTCATGGTTTGGCAAGATTTTATGTTTTCCTGCATTCTCGTTCCAGCCGATCGTAGTTTCTTGAAGAGTGTCAAGGTCGAGGCGGAGCAGCAGGTTATCCGCCTGCGTGACCGCGCCTGCCTAGCTCTTTGGTGTGGCAATAATGAGCTGCCGCAGCTCAATCAAAAATTCTTCGGAGATCGCCCCAAACTGAAGCGCGATTACGAAAAGCTGTTTCACGAACTGCTGCCGCCGATAGTTGAGTCTCTCAGTGCAGGCACCGATTACTGGCCAAGCTCGGAGTGGCGCGGCGTTTTTGAGAGTGGACATGAGTTGGGAGAGAAATCTGGCGACACGCACTACTGGGATGTGTGGCACGCACGTCATCCGGTTAAGGATTATGAAAAGTGGAAATTCCGCTTTTGTTCGGAGTTCGGAATGCAGAGCTACTCCTCGCCGGAGACCAATGCCACTTTCGCACCGGAGGGCTCCAACGTCTTTGGCCCGATCATGGAGAACCACCAGAAGAATACCGCGGGCAATCAGGTGATTCTGCATTACGTGGCTCAACGGTATCGCTTTCCGAAATCTCAGGATGATCTGATCTGGCTTTCGCAGCTTAACCAAGCCTACTGCATGCAAGTTGGCGTTGAGCATTATCGCCGTTTAATGCCACGCTGCATGGGGGCAATGTACTGGCAGCTTAATGACTGCTGGCCTGTCGCATCTTGGTCGTCGATTGAATATACAGGCCGTTGGAAGGCGCTGCACTATGCTGCAAAGCGCTTCTTTGCGCCGGCACTGGTCAGTGCATTTGTGCCCGGTGATGAGCAGGTGGGCATTGGCAACTATCGCAAGACAACGGTCGATGAGGTTAATCTCTTTACGGTTTATGATTCGCCGAAAACGGCTAAGGGATTTTTGCGTTGGGATCTGTTTCACTTGGACGGTCGCAAGCTTTTGGATGGCTCGAAAAAGGTGACACTCCGCTATGGTGAAAGCCGACAGCAAAAGAAGCTCAAGCTCGGTAAGGCAATGGAGGAGCATGGTCGCGACAATCTCTATCTGCGTATCGCGCTTGATATCGACAGTGTGACTGTGAGTCAGCAAACGGTGCTTCTCGCGCCACCTCGCTTTATTGAGCTGCCTAAGGCTCAGGCCAAAGTCACCCTGAAGAAGGCGACGAAAAGTTCGGTCGTGTTGAGTGTTGTCTCAGCGCAATACCTGCATGCGTTCACCTTCGATTTCAAGGGAATGCCATACGTCGCGTCAGATAATGGTTTTGATCTGTATCCTGACGAACCGCGCGAGATCATCGTCGAGTTCAATCAGGATACAACTCGTAAAGACGCGTTGGCTGCGCTGAGTTATCGCTCGCTGGTAGATAGCTATTAA
- a CDS encoding pilus assembly PilX family protein, translating into MSPLSPTPASRNGDAFVLKSRRRSGFALVIALSLMGFMFLLILGLATMTQIELASTSNESDQNRARQNAYLGLMMAIGELKRIAGPDARVTARADILTGENGFDEDTMANPYWLGVWNSQLENWDTLNAAERASLAYWVVSGNENLNPTDADYLSPLASVGEDWVTIASASDEYEVPAVSVKMTDVVTDGVQSGGYAFWVTGDNSKALVSIADRNAASSDVDELNRSFQVSQRSAVEYVDGLDQFPVNDTSLPMVFDQSIRTPDWVSDGVSDIDSLRRARLHDLTTYSKGLLVDVKDGALKRDLTKAFEVDAAFSAMFSESVIGDDSAADPLTAEPYFFVNDPLIKSGGPNWGILRDYYQHYRPSSNGRDSNETIHLSAKEMNSEGREVDKYTPHRATHGYKPTSPRNSSLMPYESEYDPVSPGAGLDLYQESSWALPVISQIRISHALSTRTKNGHVVPALRLMPVISLYNPYNSKLRAPNLGMVWTLNPKITLTFPLTDEETGAITNESVAFYQAEVYQEDNRGRYSSRFKEENFQPGDTVHFAFIGNDEAVDRKKEEDGKIKDNNESNQLSQKWPAVGSIEFVLNNKDEDGNVKEFGGPPIANETGAISIEEAEEELSPGVLADYGVGAHPQWGLSREERDILDRALAQDAPTSISIDYEEFGELFFFFNAFNNDQVIQKIQDLWAPGSGDQPSSFASAYSSFTAATYQDSFETIAVALRTSDPLNGASPTDSIRNLIDANIRAIHSKIDWDGESGRSEYISLYYTGALGGNQAEPETFTDSNDRQLGFWGNSISSAEGQTNVILFERPRQPLLSLGQLQHANMSRYHFDPTYMVGNSYASLRIPLDDTRVEGFGDATGLKHFDFSYLVNERLWDGFFFSSLDIPAGETDREDIQALLASGGLGLDDVVKNPRMEFIPSSKTDGERYAEFVEVSEDEEERALTGYSTAAEMWVNGAFNVNSTSVEAWKAILASVSELRVPIYDPTGSSSIVTEKDALVSRFSRPYNRGYQREEEDSVSEFWKGYRRLNEEEIGWLAEAIVKQVKDRGPFLSLASFVNRKLENSELGKKGALQAALDSGVDGSNATNELTGLVEGEEVETFSQMTNLLSGNLSETDRTNMGFPGFVLQGDILQQIGPQLTVRSDTFTIRAYGQAVDPLTQQVVGRAWCEAKIQRIPEPDASSGADTTSMRELVKPSSDFGRKFKIVSFSWLSEDDI; encoded by the coding sequence ATGTCCCCGCTCAGCCCAACTCCAGCAAGCCGCAATGGCGACGCGTTTGTATTGAAAAGCCGTCGTCGTTCTGGTTTTGCGCTGGTGATTGCGTTGAGTCTGATGGGGTTCATGTTCCTGCTTATTCTGGGGCTGGCTACAATGACGCAAATTGAGCTCGCCTCTACATCGAACGAATCAGATCAAAACCGTGCCAGGCAAAATGCCTATCTGGGGCTGATGATGGCGATAGGCGAACTAAAGCGTATTGCCGGACCGGATGCCCGTGTCACTGCCCGTGCTGACATCTTGACCGGAGAGAATGGGTTTGATGAGGATACGATGGCGAACCCTTATTGGCTCGGGGTGTGGAATAGCCAGTTGGAGAATTGGGATACACTGAATGCGGCAGAGCGCGCCTCGCTCGCCTATTGGGTTGTCAGTGGCAATGAAAACCTGAATCCAACCGATGCCGATTACCTTTCACCACTTGCTTCGGTTGGCGAGGATTGGGTTACCATTGCGTCTGCATCCGACGAATACGAGGTGCCAGCTGTCAGCGTGAAAATGACGGATGTTGTAACCGATGGGGTGCAGTCGGGCGGCTACGCATTCTGGGTAACGGGTGACAATTCGAAAGCGCTTGTCAGTATCGCTGACCGCAATGCCGCCAGTAGTGATGTTGATGAGTTAAACCGCTCTTTTCAGGTATCGCAGCGCAGCGCAGTGGAATATGTTGATGGGCTGGATCAGTTTCCGGTCAATGATACTTCCCTGCCGATGGTATTTGACCAAAGTATTCGCACACCCGATTGGGTTTCCGATGGTGTCTCAGATATCGATAGCTTGAGGCGCGCACGTTTGCATGATTTGACGACTTACTCGAAGGGTCTCCTTGTTGACGTGAAGGATGGCGCTCTGAAACGGGACTTAACGAAGGCATTCGAGGTGGATGCCGCATTTTCAGCCATGTTTTCTGAAAGCGTAATCGGCGATGATAGCGCGGCTGATCCTTTGACTGCCGAGCCCTATTTTTTCGTCAATGACCCTTTGATTAAAAGCGGTGGTCCCAACTGGGGCATCCTGCGGGATTATTATCAACACTATCGTCCCTCATCCAACGGTCGTGATAGCAACGAGACGATCCACTTAAGTGCCAAGGAAATGAATTCTGAAGGCCGCGAGGTGGACAAATACACGCCTCATCGGGCGACTCATGGCTACAAGCCGACATCGCCTCGGAACAGCAGCTTGATGCCCTATGAATCTGAGTACGATCCTGTTTCTCCAGGGGCAGGTCTCGACCTGTATCAAGAGAGCAGCTGGGCTTTGCCGGTGATTTCTCAGATACGGATTTCCCATGCGCTCAGCACTCGCACCAAGAACGGACACGTCGTGCCCGCTCTCAGACTCATGCCGGTTATTTCATTGTACAATCCATATAACTCGAAGTTAAGAGCGCCGAATTTGGGTATGGTTTGGACGCTGAATCCAAAGATAACCTTAACCTTTCCACTGACGGACGAAGAAACGGGTGCGATTACCAATGAGTCAGTCGCGTTTTATCAGGCTGAAGTTTACCAAGAGGATAATCGTGGGCGATACAGCTCGCGTTTTAAGGAAGAAAACTTCCAGCCAGGGGATACGGTTCATTTTGCATTTATCGGGAATGACGAAGCGGTTGACCGGAAAAAAGAAGAGGATGGGAAAATCAAGGATAATAACGAAAGTAACCAGCTCTCACAAAAATGGCCTGCCGTTGGTTCCATTGAATTTGTTCTGAATAATAAGGACGAGGATGGTAATGTAAAAGAGTTCGGTGGTCCGCCGATTGCCAATGAAACCGGGGCAATTTCTATTGAAGAAGCGGAAGAGGAGTTATCGCCCGGTGTATTGGCAGACTATGGGGTTGGAGCTCATCCGCAGTGGGGGTTATCGCGGGAAGAGCGCGACATCCTTGACCGGGCATTGGCGCAGGATGCTCCCACCAGTATCAGTATTGATTACGAAGAATTTGGTGAGCTGTTTTTCTTTTTCAACGCCTTCAACAATGACCAGGTCATTCAGAAAATCCAAGACCTATGGGCACCGGGTAGCGGCGATCAGCCGTCCAGTTTTGCAAGTGCTTATTCCTCATTTACGGCCGCAACATATCAGGATAGTTTTGAAACGATTGCCGTTGCGCTGAGAACCAGTGACCCGCTCAATGGAGCGTCTCCCACTGACTCAATCCGCAATCTGATTGACGCAAACATTCGGGCCATTCACAGCAAAATTGACTGGGATGGAGAAAGCGGTCGCTCCGAATACATCAGCCTATATTACACGGGGGCGTTAGGCGGAAATCAGGCAGAGCCGGAGACCTTCACGGACTCCAACGACCGGCAACTCGGCTTTTGGGGCAACAGTATCAGCAGTGCCGAAGGGCAAACGAATGTGATTTTATTCGAACGCCCTCGCCAGCCACTGCTTTCGCTCGGGCAACTGCAACACGCGAATATGAGCCGATATCATTTCGATCCGACTTACATGGTCGGTAATTCCTATGCGAGCCTACGCATACCCTTGGACGACACAAGGGTTGAAGGTTTCGGTGATGCTACCGGGCTGAAGCACTTCGATTTCTCTTACTTGGTGAATGAGCGGCTGTGGGATGGGTTCTTCTTCTCCTCGCTTGATATTCCCGCCGGTGAGACTGATCGTGAGGACATACAAGCGCTGCTTGCGAGTGGTGGGCTAGGTTTGGACGATGTTGTAAAAAACCCGCGCATGGAGTTTATTCCGTCCAGTAAAACGGATGGCGAACGGTATGCAGAGTTTGTGGAAGTCAGTGAAGATGAGGAAGAGCGTGCACTAACCGGCTATTCGACTGCTGCGGAAATGTGGGTTAATGGTGCGTTCAACGTTAACTCGACATCGGTTGAAGCCTGGAAGGCGATACTCGCAAGCGTATCCGAATTGCGTGTTCCGATTTATGATCCAACGGGCAGTAGTAGTATCGTGACAGAAAAGGATGCGCTGGTATCTCGCTTTTCGCGGCCATACAATCGTGGCTATCAGCGGGAAGAAGAGGATTCTGTGTCAGAGTTTTGGAAGGGATATCGCCGCCTGAATGAAGAAGAAATTGGTTGGTTGGCTGAAGCGATTGTAAAGCAAGTTAAGGATCGTGGCCCTTTTCTTTCTCTGGCTTCATTCGTGAATCGCAAACTAGAGAACAGTGAGCTCGGCAAGAAGGGAGCCTTGCAAGCTGCCTTGGATTCGGGTGTGGATGGCTCCAATGCGACTAATGAATTAACTGGCCTGGTCGAAGGTGAGGAGGTCGAGACTTTCAGTCAGATGACAAATCTGTTGAGTGGTAACCTATCGGAGACTGATCGCACCAACATGGGGTTTCCGGGGTTTGTTTTGCAGGGGGATATACTGCAGCAAATAGGACCGCAGCTAACGGTTCGGTCTGACACATTTACGATCCGGGCTTACGGCCAAGCGGTTGATCCATTGACTCAGCAAGTCGTCGGGCGCGCTTGGTGTGAGGCCAAAATACAGCGTATTCCCGAACCTGATGCGTCTTCGGGAGCAGATACGACGTCCATGCGCGAGCTAGTAAAGCCATCCAGCGATTTCGGAAGAAAGTTTAAAATCGTGTCATTCTCTTGGCTGAGTGAAGACGACATTTAG